GGTAGGACACCGGGGGCGCGTCCATGGCGGCGAGCGCGGCGATGCGGGTGAGGATGAGCATGTCCGGGGGCAGATCACAGCGCTCGATCGAGTCGAGCGTCATGGCAGCGAGGGTGTCAAGGACAGGGGTGTCGGAGTTCATGGCCACGCGATCCTCCAGGTGGGGTGTGGTTTCGACACCGTCCGAATTCTTGCGGGGCAGCCCAAGCAGATCCGCGCGGTCGGACGTGCGCCCTTCGACCGTAGGCGCCGTTCGATCCTCGGCGCGCGGAAAAGCAAGCTGTCCGGGTGAATGCCGCAGCAGGCGGTAGCCGCTTGTCCGCCGTGTAATGGAAGGAGCGATCAAAGCGAGTGCCGTCCGGTTCGGCGGCCGGTCCGCTACTCACGAAACCAGCACCCAGGAGGCGCATCATGGCTGGTAAAGCGGGGCGTTCGGGTGGCGCGAGGCCCACCCGCGAGCTCGATCCGGCAAAGAAGCGAGCACCGACGCTTGGCGAGCGTGCGCAGCACGGAACCGATGTTCGAAAGGAGGTCGCCCCCGAACAGCACGCTCTGTTCTCCGCCGCGCAGGGGCGCCGGGACCCGGTCGAGATCCTGGAGCAGCAGGGGGCCACCCGGGTGCCGGAGCTCGTGCCGATCAGGTACGGGCGCATGCTCGTCTCGCCGTTCACGTTCTATCGCGGCGCCGCCGCCGTCATGGCCGCGGACCTGGCCGCGACGCCCACCTCGGGCCTGACGGTCCAGCTCTGCGGGGACGCCCACCTGGCGAACTTCGGCCTGTTCGCCTCGCCGGAGCGGCGCCTCGTGTTCGATGTCAACGACTTCGACGAGACCCATCCGGGCCCGTGGGAGTGGGACGTCAAGCGGCTGGCGGCCAGCCTGGAGGTCGCCGCCCGGCAGAACGGGTTCAGCGGAAAGCAGCGCCGGAAGATCCAGCTCGCCACCGTGCGGCGCTACCAGGGCGCGATGCGACAGTTCGCCGACATGCACGAGCTCGACCTCTGGTACGCCTCCACGGGCACCGACCGGCTTCCCGCTGACCTCGTGGCCCGGTTGACGAAGCCCGCCAAGAAGAAGCTCGAGCGGACACTGGCGAAGGCCCGCACCCGCGACCAGTACCGATCTTTCAAGAAGCTGACCGCGATCGTGGACGGCGAGCGCCGCATCACGGCCGATCCGCCGCTGATCGTCCCGATCTCCGAGCTCCTGCCAGAGATGGCGGCTGAGCAGCTCGAATTGCAGCTGCGCGGGCTGCTGGCACGCTATCAGCACACGCTGCAGCCCGACCGGCGCGCGCTGGCCCAGGCGTTCGAGTTCGTGGACATGGCACGAAAAGTGGTCGGCGTGGGCAGCGTGGGCACCCGGTGCTGGATCCTGCTGATGCGCGGGCACGGCGAGGGCGATCCGCTCTTCCTCCAGGCCAAGGAGGCTCAGCGGTCGGTGTTGGCCGATTACGGCGGGCTCGGTGGTCCGCGCTTCAGGAACGAGGGCGAACGGGTGGTGAACGGGCAGCGCCTGATGCAGGCGGCCAGCGACATCCTGCTGGGCTGGGAGACGGTGCAGGGGATCGACGGGAAGACCCGCGACTTCTACGTGCGCCAGCTCGCGGACTGGAAGGGCTCGTTCGAGATCGAGGGCGCGCTGCCGTCCGGCCTGGCGCAGTACGGCCAGTTGTGCGGTTGGACGCTCGCCCGCGCACACGCCCGCTCGGGCGACCGCGTGGCCATCGCGTCCTACCTCGGCGACGACTCCACCTTCGCCCACGCGATCGCGGAGTTCTCCGCGGCCTACGCGGACCAGAACGAACGTGACTATGCCGCGCTCGAAAAGGCCGAGCGCGACGGCCGGATCACCGCGCGGTCCGGAGTCTGACGGGCTGCTCCTGCCGGTTTCACCGCGAGTTGCCGGCGTGTCCGCAGCGTGGGCTTCGTGATCGGAGTGCGGCCTTCGGCTCAGTCCAGGGTGGCGAGGTGGTCGGCGGCGCCCCCGAGCCACTCGATCATCAAGAGGGTGGCGTCGTCGCTGGTCGTGCCGCCGCGTTGGTCCATCAGGGCGTGGGAGAGGGCGCGCACGACCGCGCGCACTCCCTTCTCCGCCCGTTCGATGTGGTTGACCCAGCTCATGAGTTGTTCCTCGCCGAACTGCTCTTCGCCGGCATCGTGCTCCTCGATCAGGCCGTCGGTGAAGCACAGGACCCGGTCGCCGCGTCGGAGGGTCTGCTCGCTGATCAGGGGCTGTTCGCCACCGAAGCCGACCGGTAGGGTGGTTGGGCTCTTCAGCTTCTGGACCACCGCGTGGTTGCGGATCAGCAGCGGCGCGGGATGGCCGGCGTTGACCCATTGCAGGTGGCCGGTGGCGATGTCCAGGACCATCATCTGCGCGGTCACGAAGTGGTCGGGTCCGAACTGCTCGGCGATGGCCCGGTCCATGAACGCGTAGATCTCGGCCAGTCCGATCTCGGCGCGTCTCGCGTGCCGGTAGGCGCCGATGGCGACGGTAGCCATCGTGGCGGCGTCCAGGCCGTGGCCCATCGCGTCGATCATGGCCAGGTGCAGGATGTCGTCGTTGAGGGCGTAGTCGAAGCTGTCGCCGGCGACCTTGTACGCCGGCTCGAGGATTCCGGCGACCTTGACCTGGGGCACGGACATCGCCAGCGGGGGCAGCAGGGACCACTGGATCTCCGCGGCCAGGCTCATCGGTTCGCGGCGCCGGGCCTGGAAGAACCGGTCTGTGTAGCTGTGTTTGGTCACGATCGTGTCGGCGACCAAGCCGGCGAGGCGGCGCAACAGCCGCCGGTCATCGTCATCGACGGTGTCCAGCGTCAGGGCCATCACCCCCACCTGGTCGCTACCGTCGAGCAACGGCAGATACAGCCGGACACCGTCGGCCTGCGGCACCTCCACAGCGGTCGTTTGCAGGAAGGCCGTGCCGGCGGGGGAGTCGCC
This genomic window from Actinospica robiniae DSM 44927 contains:
- a CDS encoding DUF2252 domain-containing protein, with product MAGKAGRSGGARPTRELDPAKKRAPTLGERAQHGTDVRKEVAPEQHALFSAAQGRRDPVEILEQQGATRVPELVPIRYGRMLVSPFTFYRGAAAVMAADLAATPTSGLTVQLCGDAHLANFGLFASPERRLVFDVNDFDETHPGPWEWDVKRLAASLEVAARQNGFSGKQRRKIQLATVRRYQGAMRQFADMHELDLWYASTGTDRLPADLVARLTKPAKKKLERTLAKARTRDQYRSFKKLTAIVDGERRITADPPLIVPISELLPEMAAEQLELQLRGLLARYQHTLQPDRRALAQAFEFVDMARKVVGVGSVGTRCWILLMRGHGEGDPLFLQAKEAQRSVLADYGGLGGPRFRNEGERVVNGQRLMQAASDILLGWETVQGIDGKTRDFYVRQLADWKGSFEIEGALPSGLAQYGQLCGWTLARAHARSGDRVAIASYLGDDSTFAHAIAEFSAAYADQNERDYAALEKAERDGRITARSGV
- a CDS encoding PP2C family protein-serine/threonine phosphatase, with protein sequence MARDEQRPDKAMVDRSEGFGERLLGVLLDRAHEMPPALIAPLVAEEVARVGGRDVSILLQDYGQRMLVPLPGRRLTVGEPEPIGDSPAGTAFLQTTAVEVPQADGVRLYLPLLDGSDQVGVMALTLDTVDDDDRRLLRRLAGLVADTIVTKHSYTDRFFQARRREPMSLAAEIQWSLLPPLAMSVPQVKVAGILEPAYKVAGDSFDYALNDDILHLAMIDAMGHGLDAATMATVAIGAYRHARRAEIGLAEIYAFMDRAIAEQFGPDHFVTAQMMVLDIATGHLQWVNAGHPAPLLIRNHAVVQKLKSPTTLPVGFGGEQPLISEQTLRRGDRVLCFTDGLIEEHDAGEEQFGEEQLMSWVNHIERAEKGVRAVVRALSHALMDQRGGTTSDDATLLMIEWLGGAADHLATLD